One Pseudomonas sp. MH9.2 DNA segment encodes these proteins:
- a CDS encoding sugar ABC transporter ATPase — protein MNTQSIIVPQISDFPAHEARARLILRWLMNKNIIEQELTTCGRSFSKMAYAVAPGARDVVENPDALPFGQAINGLEIVTKRCIFTPLTDFAEEAGCPECRKEVGEALFDSLEEWMPGHTDNFICPECGHEDDINGFLFLQACGFSNLGFIFNNWLDASFKQSFLDEFAERLDRPVSLVNVHLDAD, from the coding sequence ATGAATACCCAGAGCATCATCGTCCCGCAGATTTCCGACTTTCCGGCTCACGAGGCCCGAGCCCGGCTGATCCTGCGCTGGCTGATGAACAAGAACATCATCGAGCAAGAATTGACCACCTGCGGCCGCAGTTTCAGCAAGATGGCCTATGCCGTTGCGCCCGGTGCCCGTGATGTCGTCGAGAATCCTGATGCCCTGCCATTCGGGCAAGCGATCAACGGTCTGGAGATCGTCACCAAGCGTTGTATCTTTACTCCGCTGACCGATTTCGCTGAAGAGGCTGGCTGCCCTGAATGCAGAAAAGAAGTGGGTGAAGCACTGTTCGACAGTCTGGAAGAGTGGATGCCGGGGCACACCGATAACTTCATCTGCCCGGAATGCGGGCATGAAGACGACATCAATGGCTTTCTGTTCCTGCAAGCCTGCGGTTTTTCCAACCTGGGTTTTATCTTCAATAACTGGCTGGACGCCTCGTTCAAGCAGAGCTTTCTCGATGAATTCGCCGAGCGTCTGGATCGTCCGGTTTCGTTAGTCAACGTGCATTTGGACGCTGATTGA
- the guaB gene encoding IMP dehydrogenase codes for MLRISQEALTFDDILLVPGYSEVLPNEVSLKTRLTRGIELNIPLVSAAMDTVTEARLAIAMAQEGGIGIIHKNMTIEQQAAEVRKVKKFEAGVVKDPITIEADATVRDLFELTHLHNISGVPVMHNGDLVGIVTSRDVRFENRLDVPVREVMTPKERLVTVREGADKNEVRELLHRHRLEKVLIVDDKFALKGMMTVKDIEKAKAYPLASKDDQGRLRVGAAVGTGKDTAERVAALVSAGVDVVVVDTAHGHSKGVIDRVRWVKQNFPEVQVIGGNIATGAAAKALAEAGADAVKVGIGPGSICTTRIVAGVGVPQISAIANVAAALEGTGVPLIADGGIRYSGDLSKAIVAGASCVMMGSMFAGTEEAPGEIELFQGRSYKAYRGMGSLGAMSQAQGSSDRYFQDSSEGAEKLVPEGIEGRVAYKGSLSAIVHQLMGGLRSSMGYTGSATIEEMRTKPEFVRITGAGMAESHVHDVQITKEAPNYRVG; via the coding sequence ATGCTGCGTATCAGCCAAGAAGCTCTAACCTTCGACGACATTCTCCTAGTGCCCGGTTATTCCGAGGTGCTTCCTAACGAAGTTAGTTTGAAGACACGTTTGACACGTGGCATCGAGCTTAATATTCCGCTGGTCTCTGCCGCGATGGATACCGTGACTGAAGCCCGTCTGGCAATTGCCATGGCTCAGGAAGGTGGTATCGGTATTATCCACAAGAACATGACCATCGAGCAGCAAGCTGCCGAAGTGCGTAAGGTCAAGAAGTTCGAAGCCGGTGTAGTCAAGGACCCCATTACCATCGAGGCAGATGCCACGGTACGTGATCTGTTCGAACTGACGCATCTGCACAATATTTCCGGCGTACCGGTGATGCACAATGGCGACCTGGTCGGCATCGTGACGTCTCGGGATGTGCGCTTCGAAAACCGTCTGGATGTTCCTGTTCGGGAAGTGATGACGCCTAAAGAGCGTCTCGTCACTGTTCGTGAAGGCGCCGACAAGAACGAAGTGCGTGAGCTGCTGCACAGGCATCGTCTGGAAAAAGTCCTGATCGTCGACGACAAGTTCGCGCTCAAGGGCATGATGACCGTCAAGGACATCGAAAAAGCCAAGGCCTACCCATTGGCGAGCAAGGACGATCAAGGTCGTCTGCGTGTCGGCGCTGCGGTTGGTACCGGCAAGGACACTGCCGAACGCGTTGCAGCCCTGGTTTCCGCCGGCGTTGACGTGGTGGTGGTCGACACCGCTCACGGCCACTCCAAGGGCGTGATCGATCGCGTCCGTTGGGTCAAACAGAATTTCCCTGAAGTGCAGGTCATCGGCGGCAACATCGCTACCGGCGCTGCTGCCAAGGCGTTGGCTGAAGCGGGTGCCGATGCGGTCAAGGTCGGTATCGGTCCTGGCTCCATCTGCACTACGCGCATCGTTGCCGGTGTCGGCGTGCCGCAAATCAGCGCCATCGCCAACGTCGCCGCGGCCCTTGAAGGCACGGGCGTTCCGTTGATCGCCGATGGCGGCATCCGTTATTCGGGTGACCTGTCCAAAGCCATCGTGGCCGGTGCTTCCTGCGTGATGATGGGCTCGATGTTTGCCGGTACCGAAGAGGCGCCAGGTGAAATCGAACTGTTCCAGGGTCGCTCCTACAAGGCTTACCGCGGTATGGGTTCGTTGGGTGCGATGTCTCAGGCGCAGGGCTCATCTGACCGTTACTTCCAGGACTCTTCCGAGGGTGCCGAGAAGCTGGTGCCGGAAGGCATCGAAGGCCGGGTCGCTTACAAAGGCTCGCTGAGCGCTATCGTTCACCAATTGATGGGCGGCCTGCGTTCATCCATGGGTTACACCGGCAGCGCCACGATCGAAGAGATGCGCACCAAGCCAGAATTCGTGCGTATCACCGGTGCCGGCATGGCTGAGTCCCACGTCCACGACGTGCAGATCACCAAAGAAGCGCCGAACTACCGCGTAGGTTAA
- the guaA gene encoding glutamine-hydrolyzing GMP synthase, producing MALDIHAHRILILDFGSQYTQLIARRVREIGVYCELHPFDMDDEAIRAFNPRGIILAGGPESVHEADSPRAPKAVFDLNVPVFGICYGMQTMAEQLGGRVEGSELREFGYARVDVVGKSRLLDGIEDHVDPDGLYGLDVWMSHGDKVTEIPEGFHVLASTPSCSIAGMADDSRGYYGVQFHPEVTHTKQGGRILSRFILDICGCEALWTPSHIAEDAIAHVRALVGTDNVLLGLSGGVDSSVVAALLHKAIGDQLTCVFVDNGLLRLHEGEQVMAMFAENMGVKVIRANAADQFLDNLAGESDPEKKRKIIGRTFIDVFDAESCKLDNIKYLAQGTIYPDVIESAGAKSGKAHVIKSHHNVGGLPDEMNLKLVEPLRELFKDEVRRLGLELGLPYDMVYRHPFPGPGLGVRILGEVKREYADLLRRADHIFIEELRKADWYHKVSQAFVVFQPVKSVGVVGDARRYAWVVALRAVETVDFMTARWAHLPYELLETVSGRIINEIEGISRVTYDVSSKPPATIEWE from the coding sequence ATGGCCCTCGACATTCACGCCCACCGCATCCTGATCCTCGACTTCGGTTCCCAGTACACCCAACTGATTGCCCGCCGCGTGCGTGAGATCGGCGTGTATTGCGAGCTGCATCCGTTCGACATGGACGACGAAGCGATTCGCGCATTCAACCCACGCGGGATCATTCTCGCCGGTGGCCCTGAGTCCGTACACGAAGCTGATAGCCCGCGTGCGCCAAAGGCCGTGTTTGACCTGAACGTGCCAGTCTTCGGAATTTGCTACGGCATGCAGACCATGGCTGAACAGCTGGGCGGTCGGGTGGAAGGTTCCGAGCTGCGCGAATTCGGTTACGCCCGAGTCGATGTGGTTGGCAAGAGCCGCCTCCTCGATGGTATTGAAGATCACGTTGATCCAGACGGTCTTTACGGCCTTGACGTGTGGATGAGCCACGGCGACAAAGTGACTGAAATCCCTGAAGGCTTTCACGTGCTGGCAAGCACCCCGAGTTGCTCGATTGCCGGCATGGCCGACGACTCGCGCGGCTACTACGGTGTGCAGTTCCACCCGGAAGTAACCCATACCAAGCAGGGCGGTCGCATCCTGTCGCGCTTCATTCTCGACATCTGCGGCTGCGAAGCGTTGTGGACGCCGTCGCACATCGCTGAAGACGCCATCGCGCATGTCCGTGCCCTGGTTGGCACCGATAACGTGCTGCTCGGTCTGTCCGGCGGTGTCGATTCTTCGGTGGTTGCGGCATTGCTGCACAAAGCCATCGGCGATCAACTGACCTGCGTATTCGTAGACAACGGCCTGCTGCGTCTGCACGAAGGCGAGCAAGTGATGGCCATGTTCGCCGAGAACATGGGTGTCAAAGTGATCCGCGCCAACGCTGCCGATCAGTTCCTCGACAATCTGGCGGGCGAGAGCGATCCAGAGAAGAAGCGCAAAATCATCGGTCGTACCTTCATCGATGTGTTCGATGCCGAATCCTGCAAGCTGGACAACATCAAGTACCTGGCTCAGGGCACCATCTACCCGGACGTGATCGAGTCGGCTGGCGCGAAAAGCGGCAAGGCTCATGTGATCAAGTCGCACCACAACGTGGGTGGCTTGCCGGACGAGATGAACCTGAAACTGGTCGAGCCGTTGCGCGAACTGTTCAAGGATGAAGTCCGCCGCCTGGGTCTCGAACTCGGCCTGCCGTACGACATGGTTTACCGTCACCCATTCCCGGGCCCGGGTCTCGGTGTACGGATTCTCGGTGAAGTGAAAAGGGAGTACGCCGACCTGTTGCGTCGCGCTGACCACATTTTCATCGAAGAGCTGCGCAAGGCTGACTGGTATCACAAGGTCAGCCAGGCATTCGTGGTGTTCCAGCCGGTTAAATCGGTCGGTGTGGTGGGCGATGCCCGTCGTTACGCTTGGGTTGTCGCCCTGCGTGCAGTGGAAACCGTCGACTTCATGACCGCACGTTGGGCGCACCTGCCTTACGAGCTGCTGGAAACCGTCAGCGGCCGCATCATCAATGAAATCGAAGGCATCTCCCGCGTCACGTACGACGTGTCGAGCAAGCCGCCAGCGACTATTGAGTGGGAATGA
- a CDS encoding multicopper oxidase family protein, with protein sequence MSFTRRQILGGLAGLAVVGLGAGGASRYWLGRRNSEAGHDYELIAAPLDLELVSSHQTPAWAFGGSAPGTELRVRQGEWLRVRFINKLPVPTTIHWHGIRLPLEMDGVPYVSQLPVLPGEYFDYRFRVPDAGSYWYHPHVNSSEELGRGLVGPLIVEEREPTGFLHERTLSLKSWHVDEEGAFTAFSVSREAARGGTAGRLSTINGVPQAVIDLPAGQIVRVRLLNLDNTLTYRLNMPGVEAQIYALDGNPVKPRPLGKEYWLGPGMRICLAIKVPAAGEEISLRNGPVRLGTFRSVANSDAAGEWPPALPVNPVSEPDMANAEKLNFNFEWVGSVSVNVDNGAPPSLWQINGKAWDITDKTCADRPIAKLQKGRSYIFELKNMTQYQHPIHLHGMSFKVIGSNRRTIIPYFTDTYLLGKNERARVALVADNPGVWMFHCHVIDHMETGLMAAIEVS encoded by the coding sequence ATGTCCTTTACCCGTCGACAAATACTCGGAGGTCTGGCCGGTCTTGCCGTGGTTGGTTTGGGCGCAGGTGGCGCTTCGCGCTATTGGCTGGGGCGCAGGAATTCCGAGGCGGGCCACGACTACGAGCTGATTGCCGCGCCATTGGATCTGGAGCTGGTGTCTAGCCATCAGACGCCGGCCTGGGCATTCGGTGGCTCTGCGCCGGGCACTGAGTTGCGGGTGCGTCAGGGCGAGTGGCTGCGAGTACGGTTCATCAACAAGCTGCCGGTGCCGACCACGATTCACTGGCACGGGATCCGTTTGCCGCTGGAAATGGACGGCGTGCCGTACGTTTCGCAGCTGCCTGTGTTGCCGGGGGAGTATTTCGATTACAGGTTTCGCGTGCCGGACGCTGGCAGCTACTGGTATCACCCACATGTGAATAGCAGTGAAGAGTTGGGTCGCGGGCTGGTCGGGCCGTTGATCGTCGAAGAGCGTGAGCCGACCGGTTTCCTGCATGAGCGGACCCTGAGCCTGAAAAGCTGGCATGTTGACGAAGAGGGGGCGTTCACCGCTTTCAGTGTGTCTCGTGAAGCCGCGCGCGGCGGTACGGCGGGGCGATTATCGACTATTAATGGCGTGCCGCAGGCCGTCATTGACTTGCCTGCCGGGCAGATTGTCCGGGTCAGGCTACTCAATCTCGACAATACCCTGACTTATCGCCTGAACATGCCCGGTGTCGAGGCGCAGATCTACGCGCTGGACGGTAATCCGGTCAAGCCACGGCCGTTGGGTAAGGAATATTGGCTGGGGCCGGGCATGCGCATTTGTCTGGCGATCAAGGTGCCAGCGGCGGGTGAAGAGATTTCGCTGCGCAATGGTCCGGTACGTCTGGGAACCTTTCGTTCGGTTGCCAACAGCGACGCAGCTGGCGAATGGCCTCCGGCGTTGCCGGTCAATCCAGTTTCCGAACCTGACATGGCTAACGCCGAGAAGCTCAACTTCAATTTCGAATGGGTGGGCTCCGTGTCGGTGAACGTCGACAATGGTGCACCACCGAGCTTGTGGCAGATCAATGGCAAGGCATGGGATATCACCGACAAGACCTGCGCCGACCGGCCCATCGCCAAGCTGCAAAAGGGTAGAAGCTACATCTTCGAGTTGAAGAACATGACGCAGTATCAGCACCCGATCCACTTGCACGGCATGAGTTTCAAGGTCATCGGGTCGAACCGCAGGACGATCATTCCGTACTTCACCGACACCTACCTGCTCGGTAAAAACGAGCGGGCACGTGTCGCGCTGGTAGCCGATAATCCGGGCGTGTGGATGTTCCACTGCCATGTGATCGACCACATGGAAACCGGGCTAATGGCCGCAATAGAGGTGTCCTGA
- the tadA gene encoding tRNA adenosine(34) deaminase TadA, giving the protein MRQSQIIDRSQDQHFMREAMALASQGAALGEVPVGAIVVQNGEIIGRGFNCPISGSDPSAHAEMVAIRSAAQALSNYRLPGSTLYVTLEPCSMCAGLIVHSRIARVVYGALEPKAGIVQSQGQFFSQAFLNHRVLFEGGVLAEECGRMLSEFFKMRRAKG; this is encoded by the coding sequence ATGAGGCAGTCGCAGATTATTGATCGCAGTCAGGATCAACATTTCATGCGTGAGGCAATGGCGCTGGCCTCGCAGGGCGCAGCTTTGGGTGAAGTGCCCGTGGGCGCAATAGTGGTGCAGAACGGCGAAATTATCGGACGCGGGTTCAATTGCCCTATCAGCGGCAGCGACCCCAGCGCCCACGCCGAGATGGTCGCCATTCGCTCCGCAGCTCAGGCGCTCAGTAATTATCGGCTACCGGGCAGCACCCTCTACGTCACCCTCGAACCGTGCAGCATGTGCGCGGGCCTGATTGTGCATTCACGCATCGCTCGTGTGGTGTACGGTGCGCTTGAACCCAAGGCCGGTATTGTTCAGAGTCAGGGGCAGTTTTTCAGTCAGGCCTTTCTCAACCATCGGGTGTTGTTCGAAGGGGGGGTGCTGGCGGAGGAATGCGGGAGGATGCTGAGTGAGTTCTTCAAGATGCGCCGGGCGAAGGGTTGA
- the mltF gene encoding membrane-bound lytic murein transglycosylase MltF produces MFSQSAFRPRCAKWLIATGLFLMLGACVDKPNTLERVKEDGILRVVTRNSPATYFQDRNGETGFEYELVKRFAKDLGVELKIETADNLDDLFDQLQKPGGPVLAAAGLVATDTRKLQARFSHPYLQVTPQIIYRNGQSRPTDAGDLIGKKIMVLKGSSHAEQLAALKLKMPTLEYEESDAVEVVDLLRMVDEGQIDLTLVDSNELAMNQVYFPNVRVAFDLGDSRDQRWAVALGEDNSLLNEINNFLDKVEKNGTLQRLKDRYYGHVDVLGYMGAYTFAQHLQQRLPHYEKHFRSAGKEEQVDWRLLAAIGYQESLWQPSVTSKTGVRGLMMLTQNTAQAMGVSNRLDAKQSIDGGSKYFAYMKDQLDDKIQEPDRTWLALAAYNVGSGHLDDARKLAENEGLNPNKWLDVKKMLPRLAQKKWFSKTRYGYARGGEPVHFVANIRRYYDILTWVTQPQLEGSQVADGNLHVPGVDKTKPTEENPTL; encoded by the coding sequence ATGTTTTCCCAATCCGCTTTCCGCCCGCGCTGTGCCAAATGGCTCATCGCAACCGGACTCTTCCTAATGCTCGGCGCCTGTGTTGATAAACCCAACACACTGGAGCGAGTCAAGGAGGACGGCATTCTGCGCGTGGTCACTCGTAACAGCCCGGCCACTTATTTCCAGGATCGCAACGGTGAAACCGGTTTCGAATACGAGCTGGTCAAGCGCTTCGCCAAGGATCTTGGGGTCGAACTGAAGATCGAAACCGCCGACAATCTTGATGATTTATTCGATCAGTTGCAGAAGCCCGGAGGCCCAGTGCTGGCTGCTGCGGGCCTGGTCGCTACCGACACACGCAAGCTGCAAGCCCGTTTTTCCCATCCGTACCTGCAAGTCACCCCCCAGATCATCTACCGCAACGGCCAGTCGCGCCCGACCGACGCTGGCGATTTGATCGGAAAGAAGATCATGGTGCTCAAGGGCAGCAGCCATGCCGAACAGCTGGCCGCACTGAAACTGAAAATGCCGACACTGGAGTACGAAGAGTCCGACGCAGTGGAAGTGGTCGATCTGCTGCGCATGGTGGATGAGGGCCAAATTGACCTGACCCTGGTCGACTCCAATGAATTGGCAATGAATCAGGTGTACTTCCCGAACGTGCGCGTTGCCTTCGACCTGGGCGATAGCCGTGATCAGCGCTGGGCCGTCGCGCTGGGCGAAGACAACAGCCTGCTGAACGAGATCAACAACTTCCTCGACAAAGTCGAGAAGAACGGCACGCTACAGCGCTTGAAAGATCGCTATTACGGGCATGTCGACGTCCTTGGATACATGGGGGCCTACACCTTCGCCCAACACCTTCAGCAGCGTTTGCCGCACTATGAAAAACATTTCCGGTCGGCAGGCAAGGAAGAGCAGGTGGATTGGCGATTGCTGGCTGCCATCGGTTATCAGGAATCGTTATGGCAGCCCAGCGTCACGTCAAAAACCGGCGTACGGGGTTTGATGATGCTGACCCAAAACACGGCGCAGGCCATGGGTGTGTCCAACCGGTTGGATGCCAAGCAAAGCATCGACGGCGGCTCAAAGTACTTTGCCTACATGAAGGATCAGTTGGACGACAAGATTCAGGAACCTGACCGTACATGGTTAGCACTTGCGGCCTATAACGTCGGTAGCGGTCATCTGGACGATGCGCGCAAATTGGCCGAGAACGAAGGCCTGAATCCAAATAAATGGCTGGACGTAAAAAAAATGTTACCGCGTCTAGCGCAAAAAAAATGGTTCAGCAAAACCCGTTACGGTTATGCCCGAGGCGGCGAACCCGTGCACTTTGTCGCCAACATCCGTCGCTATTACGACATCCTCACATGGGTCACCCAGCCGCAGCTTGAAGGCAGTCAGGTCGCCGACGGCAACCTGCATGTGCCGGGCGTGGACAAGACCAAACCGACTGAAGAAAACCCGACGCTTTAA
- the purL gene encoding phosphoribosylformylglycinamidine synthase: MLILRGAPALSAFRHSKLLEQLKQKVSAVSGLYAEFAHFAEVTGVLTDEEQQVLARLLKYGPSVPVQEPSGRLFLVLPRFGTISPWSSKASDIARNCGLAKIQRLERGIAFYVEGQFSDVEAELIAGALHDRMTQLVLGTLEQAAGLFRHAEPKPLTAIDVLGGGRVALEKANIELGLALADDEIDYLVTSFETLGRNPHDIELMMFAQANSEHCRHKIFNASWDIDGQNQEKSLFGMIKNTFQMHGEGVLSAYKDNAAVIEGPVAGRFFPNPETRQYGAVQEPVHILMKVETHNHPTAIAPFPGASTGSGGEIRDEGATGRGAKPKAGLTGFTVSNLLIPGFEQPWEVPYGKPERIVTALDIMLEGPLGGAAFNNEFGRPALTGYFRTFEQSISTPHGDEVRGYHKPIMLAGGMGNIRDEHVQKAEITVGSKLIVLGGPAMLIGLGGGAASSMATGTSSADLDFASVQRENPEMERRCQEVIDRCWQLGDQNPISFIHDVGAGGLSNAFPELVNDGGRGGRFELRNIPNDEPGMAPLEIWSNESQERYVMAVGAADFERFKAICERERCPFAVVGEATAEPQLTVTDSHFGNSPVDMPLEVLLGKAPRMHRSATRESELGDDFDPSTLDIDGCVQRVLHHPAVASKSFLITIGDRTITGLVARDQMVGPWQVPVADCAVTATSFDVNTGEAMAMGERTPLALLDAPASGRMAIGETLTNIVASRIAKISDIKLSANWMSAAGHPGEDARLYDTVKAVGMELCPELGITIPVGKDSMSMKTQWRDDGTEKSVTSPLSLIVTGFAPVVDIRQTLTPELRMDKGETDLILIDLGRGQNRMGASILAQVHGKLGRVAPDVDDAEDLKAFFAVIQGLNADGHLLAYHDRSDGGLLVTTLEMAFAGHCGLNLYLDSLAETSAELAAILFNEELGAVIQVHQDDTPVVLAQFSAAGLQDCVAVIGQPVNNDEVAVSFNGDPVFAGQRRSLQRQWAETSYQIQRLRDNVECAEQEFDVLLEEDNPGLSIKLGFDVNENISAPYIKKGIRPQVAVLREQGVNGQVEMAAAFDRAGFNAIDVHMSDILAGSVDLNEFKGLVACGGFSYGDVLGAGEGWAKSALFNSRARDAFQNFFERQDSFTLGVCNGCQMLSNLRELVPGSEFWPHFVRNRSEQFEARVAMVQVQESASIFLQGMAGSRMPIAIAHGEGLAEFRNENALLEADVSGCVAMRFVDNHGKVTETYPANPNGSPRGITGLTSRDGRVTIMMPHPERVFRAVQNSWCPEEWDEDGAWMRMFRNARVWVN; encoded by the coding sequence ATGTTGATCCTGCGCGGTGCTCCTGCCCTTTCTGCCTTCCGCCACAGCAAATTACTTGAACAGCTGAAACAAAAAGTTTCAGCTGTCAGTGGCTTGTACGCTGAATTCGCCCACTTCGCTGAGGTCACTGGCGTTCTGACCGATGAAGAACAGCAGGTCCTTGCCCGCCTTCTGAAATACGGCCCGAGTGTGCCGGTTCAAGAGCCGAGCGGCCGGCTGTTTCTGGTGTTGCCGCGTTTTGGCACTATTTCACCCTGGTCGAGCAAGGCCAGCGATATTGCCCGCAACTGCGGTCTGGCAAAAATTCAGCGCCTTGAGCGCGGTATCGCTTTCTATGTAGAAGGCCAGTTCAGCGACGTCGAGGCCGAGCTGATTGCTGGCGCTCTGCATGACCGCATGACGCAGCTGGTGTTGGGCACGCTGGAACAGGCCGCCGGTCTGTTCCGCCATGCCGAACCCAAGCCGCTGACGGCCATCGATGTTCTGGGTGGCGGTCGCGTGGCGCTGGAAAAAGCCAACATCGAGCTGGGCCTGGCCCTGGCCGATGATGAAATCGATTATTTGGTGACCAGCTTCGAGACATTGGGGCGCAATCCCCATGACATCGAATTGATGATGTTCGCCCAGGCCAACTCTGAGCATTGCCGCCACAAAATCTTCAATGCCAGCTGGGATATCGACGGCCAGAACCAGGAAAAAAGCCTGTTCGGCATGATCAAGAACACTTTCCAGATGCATGGCGAAGGTGTCCTCTCTGCCTATAAGGACAACGCTGCGGTCATCGAAGGCCCTGTGGCGGGTCGTTTCTTCCCGAACCCTGAAACCCGTCAGTACGGCGCGGTGCAGGAGCCGGTGCACATCTTGATGAAGGTCGAGACCCACAACCACCCAACCGCGATTGCTCCGTTCCCGGGTGCCTCTACCGGCTCCGGCGGCGAGATTCGTGACGAGGGTGCGACCGGTCGCGGCGCCAAGCCAAAAGCCGGCCTGACCGGTTTTACCGTGTCGAACCTGCTGATTCCCGGTTTTGAACAGCCGTGGGAAGTGCCTTACGGCAAACCCGAGCGCATCGTGACGGCGCTGGACATCATGCTTGAAGGCCCGCTGGGCGGCGCGGCGTTCAACAACGAATTTGGGCGTCCGGCCCTGACCGGTTACTTCCGCACCTTCGAACAATCGATCAGCACCCCGCACGGCGATGAAGTCCGTGGTTACCACAAGCCGATCATGCTGGCTGGCGGTATGGGCAACATCCGTGATGAACACGTACAGAAAGCCGAGATCACTGTCGGCTCCAAGCTGATCGTGCTCGGTGGTCCGGCCATGTTGATTGGTCTGGGTGGCGGTGCAGCGTCATCGATGGCGACCGGCACCAGCTCGGCGGATCTGGATTTTGCTTCGGTTCAGCGTGAAAACCCTGAAATGGAGCGTCGCTGTCAGGAAGTGATCGACCGTTGCTGGCAGTTGGGCGATCAAAACCCGATCAGCTTTATCCATGACGTCGGCGCGGGCGGTCTGTCCAATGCCTTCCCTGAACTGGTCAACGATGGCGGACGAGGCGGTCGTTTCGAGCTGCGCAACATTCCAAATGACGAGCCGGGCATGGCCCCGCTGGAAATCTGGAGCAACGAATCACAAGAACGTTATGTGATGGCGGTTGGCGCTGCGGATTTCGAGCGCTTCAAAGCCATTTGCGAACGTGAGCGTTGCCCGTTTGCCGTCGTCGGTGAAGCCACTGCCGAGCCGCAACTGACGGTGACCGACAGCCACTTCGGCAACAGCCCGGTGGACATGCCGCTGGAAGTGCTGCTGGGCAAGGCGCCGCGCATGCACCGTTCGGCGACTCGCGAAAGCGAACTGGGCGATGATTTCGACCCGAGCACCCTGGATATCGACGGGTGTGTGCAGCGCGTTTTGCATCACCCGGCCGTCGCCAGCAAAAGCTTCCTGATCACCATCGGCGACCGGACCATCACCGGTCTGGTTGCTCGCGATCAAATGGTAGGTCCGTGGCAAGTGCCCGTGGCCGACTGTGCCGTGACTGCTACCAGTTTCGATGTGAACACCGGTGAAGCCATGGCCATGGGCGAGCGTACGCCGCTGGCGCTGCTGGACGCTCCGGCGTCCGGGCGTATGGCGATTGGCGAGACCCTGACCAACATCGTTGCTTCGCGCATTGCGAAAATTTCCGACATCAAACTGTCGGCCAACTGGATGTCCGCTGCCGGTCACCCCGGTGAAGACGCCCGTTTGTATGACACAGTGAAAGCGGTTGGCATGGAGTTGTGCCCTGAACTGGGCATCACCATCCCGGTGGGCAAGGACTCAATGTCCATGAAAACCCAGTGGCGCGATGACGGCACCGAGAAGAGCGTGACGTCGCCGCTGTCGTTGATCGTGACCGGCTTTGCCCCGGTGGTCGACATCCGCCAGACCCTGACGCCAGAGCTGCGCATGGACAAGGGCGAAACCGATCTGATCCTGATTGATCTGGGTCGTGGTCAGAACCGCATGGGCGCCTCGATTCTCGCCCAGGTTCACGGCAAGTTGGGTCGTGTCGCACCCGACGTGGATGATGCTGAAGACCTCAAGGCGTTCTTCGCTGTGATCCAGGGTCTGAATGCTGACGGCCACTTGCTGGCTTATCACGACCGTTCCGACGGTGGTCTGTTGGTTACCACTCTGGAAATGGCCTTCGCCGGCCACTGCGGTTTGAACCTGTACCTGGACAGCCTGGCAGAAACCTCCGCCGAACTGGCAGCCATACTGTTCAACGAAGAGCTGGGCGCAGTGATTCAGGTTCACCAGGATGATACGCCGGTGGTGCTTGCACAGTTCAGCGCGGCCGGGCTTCAGGATTGCGTCGCGGTCATCGGTCAGCCGGTGAACAACGATGAAGTGGCGGTCAGCTTCAACGGTGATCCGGTGTTTGCCGGTCAACGTCGTTCGCTACAACGTCAGTGGGCCGAGACCAGTTATCAAATCCAGCGTCTGCGTGACAACGTCGAATGCGCCGAGCAAGAGTTCGACGTACTGCTTGAAGAAGACAACCCTGGCCTGAGTATCAAGCTGGGCTTCGATGTGAACGAAAACATCAGCGCGCCGTACATCAAGAAAGGCATTCGTCCGCAAGTGGCGGTTCTGCGTGAGCAGGGCGTCAACGGTCAGGTCGAGATGGCGGCGGCGTTCGATCGCGCCGGCTTCAACGCCATCGACGTACACATGAGCGATATTCTTGCCGGTAGCGTTGATCTGAATGAGTTCAAAGGTCTGGTGGCCTGCGGTGGTTTCTCCTACGGCGACGTGCTCGGCGCGGGCGAAGGCTGGGCCAAGTCGGCCCTGTTCAACAGCCGCGCGCGGGATGCTTTCCAGAACTTCTTCGAGCGTCAGGACAGCTTCACGCTTGGCGTGTGTAACGGTTGCCAGATGTTGTCCAACCTTCGCGAACTGGTTCCAGGCAGCGAGTTCTGGCCTCACTTCGTGCGCAACCGCTCTGAGCAGTTCGAAGCACGGGTAGCGATGGTTCAGGTTCAGGAATCAGCGTCGATCTTCCTACAGGGTATGGCCGGTTCGCGCATGCCGATCGCCATTGCTCACGGTGAGGGTCTGGCTGAGTTCCGCAACGA